The Nicotiana sylvestris chromosome 6, ASM39365v2, whole genome shotgun sequence genomic sequence ATTAACTTTGGAGAACATTTTTACCCCTCTGCGAGCATCCAGTAAAGCAACATCTTGAGGAGTCGAAACAATCAACCCTCCTGCCAGCATAGTCAAGTGCTTAGAATAATATAGTGCAGAAAAATAGTATTACATAAATTCTCAGCATGAATTAATCCTGGAGAGGCAATGTCTGAGAACAGAAGTAATTCGAGAACACAGTGCTGTTATCCTATAATGACTTGAGATTTTAAGCAAATATTGTCCGGAGAGAACGGGTGTCTAAGAATAGACAACTGAATATTTTAAATTATAGGTTCATGCTTCTAGTAATATTCTCAAATTGGACGATTATTGATGCTAACTTTCAAACAGAACACGAAACAATATAGAAAGGATGATATATGCAGCTGGAATTTAAACAAGAAAATAGAAGAGAAGTAAATCGTAAATTTACCTTCGTCGTATAAATTGTTAAACTCAATCTTATTAGAACCCATATGATAATGCATTATACGAGCCTAAATTTCACTCAATCATCGAAAGCCCAACCCGAGATGCAAATCCTCAATTGCCAGACTCAACATTTGGAATCTAAGTGGTTGTGAAATAGCAGCGGCGTTCTGATTAGACCATCAGTCATTTAACATAATGAATGATATTTACTTGTGTGCCTGAAAATATGGATATCTTCGTTTTTCTTTTCATGAGTACGCAGTAAGTTTATGTTTTGGGCTTTTTGACATgaaattaaacatgatgcaatgGCTTCATTCATGGCATATTTCCATAGTCCAAATTCTTTTAAAAGTAAGTACTTCCAAACAATCTTGAGATACCTGATAATTGTAGCCTCTGGGAAATAGATATCTGTGTATCACCCGTACCAGGAGGCATATCTATCACAAGAATATCTAGGATACCCCAATCAACTCCCCTTGTCAACTGTTCAAGGGCTTTCATTACCTGCAAGTTTACATTTGGGTCTAAATGGATTTAGATGATTGAATTCTACCTCCTCAGAATGTCTCATCAAGCATTAAAATCTTAGTTCTCTTTAACCGTAAATGTGCTACATCCTTATATTAGTCATTATTTTGTAGGCAGAAGCATACCATAGGCCCTCTCCACACAATTGCTTCCCTTTCGTCTACAAGAGATCCAATCGATATACACTTAACTCCATAGCTTTCAATTGGAATCATCTTCCTATCTGCCCAAATAACATGATAAGCAAGCAAGAGTCgaaaaaagtacaaaaaatatAGCCATAATAACACCACTATCTTAGAGGATAGTGCATGTTGATACTAAAATAAGCTGAAGAACTGCTCAGTGGTTAAAAATATTAAGGTACTTAAAGCATCACCATTGCTCAGTTCCGGCTTTCCCTGGAGTCTCATCATCAAAGGAATTGAAGGCCCATATATATCCGCGTCCAGCAACCCAACTTTAAGTTGAAACTTTTTGGCAAGTGAAACAGCCAAATTAACTGCGAACCAAACATTGTCATTGGTGAGCAAACAAATTGCTGGGAAGCAAATTAAAATCATCACCCAAAGATAAATATACTAATCCAAATTCACGGTACATTGTATATCTGGAACTTTATATAATGCACAAAATCACTATACACCTAGTAAATTGAGTATCAATAACCATAGGAAGAAAAGAGTGATTCTACTCTTCCACCACCAAATATCTCAAGCATCTAGTTCGAATGCAATATGATACGCAAAAATCTAGTTTTTTATTTTCAATTAGCTTAATTTGTTAGAGGTGCGTGCAAGCTGCCCGAACactaccaacaacaacaacaaaaaacccagtataatctaacaagtggggtctggggagggtagtatgtacgcaaaccttacccctacctagaCAATAGAGAGGTTATTTCCGATGCCTGGACACCAATGTTACCGAAAAAAATAAAGTTTAGGTCATTacttctttttcctctttctttaTCTTCCAAATTTCAGTTCAATATTTCAAAGTTTAAGCTTCCTGAGCTGAATTGGTCATGTTCTCTAGTTCAATTAGCAACTCCTGAACTTTTGGCATCACAATACTAAGTATACTACCagccaaaaaaagaaaaggaaggcataATTCAACTAATTtatcaatcaatcaactacaaCTTAATCCCAATTAAACTATTCTACATTTTAGAAAACCAAACAGAGAAAAGAGTAGTAGTAGTACCAGAGGTAGTTGACTTGCCAACTCCACCTTTACCAGAAGCAATTGCTATTATATCTTTAATCCCTTCAATCTTTAGGCTTTTTGGGGTATTGGGATTTCTTGCATTTTGCATAGAAAATTCCCTCACCCCGCCGATCTgcaaaacataaaaaaattaGACCAAACTATCAATTTCtgggttttaaaaaaaaaaatgagaacttTGAAAAAGTTGCTATTACAGATCACTTACACTGAAATGTTTCAAGAAACGCTTCATTATAACACTTGTGTCGGgtattgaagaaaagaaaccctAGGAAAGAACTTCAAATTGGGATTTAAAACCTTTTGTTTAGTTATTAAAAGGTTTGTTTTAGTGACGAAATGAGTAATAGATTAGAGCTCAAATTCTAGATGAGAGAAAAAATATTCTCTTGATATGCATATAGACGCAAAACCGGTGTTATAGAAAATATATAtaatgttataaatatattatattatggatgtttatTAAGTTTAGCTTCCCGAAGAAGCTTATTCATACGGAACTCTagcgtaaatatgtttatctatttagtactctattggaaataagcttattgaagaagcttatcactttggtacccggttatggataaacattaccccggtagaagattatccataccgggtacaatgagcttatcttttcagtactccgttatggataatcaTTACCCCTAGTAGAAGATTATTTATActgggtacaatgagcttatccattcagtactccattaaagataaacattgctctcagtagaagattatccatatatgTTATAATAgcaacttacacagcagcttgcagtaacaacttacacaacaacttgcagtaacagcttacacaacagcttcctttcttctataaatagaagagatttcagttcattatgtacatcagtttgaattcgaataatatatcagtttctctttgtacttgtctttactttacgatctttattttataacatataCCCCAATTTTGAGTCCATTTTTTCAtttctcttcttctccttcttcttttttcttttattttttggctttttttgcTTTTGGACGAAATGGGAAAAAGAAATGTAGAAGAGGAAATATTTTGCAATTAGAACACGTTAACTCAAATGAATTTATAATTATTAAACTAGTTAGTAATTTAGTTTTAGAAGAATTAAGATATATAGTCGCGTACTCACCACTTAGATTAAAAATAGTCGGCTAATGTATAATTATTTACCCTAAAaatcgagtaacaattaaagttgtaatgtgattttaaggatacgtgatttcacTTAATACCAACTGATTAACTTAGAGATAAATGATGGGAATTGACAAGAATGTAAAACAAAACAATGCTTGGACAATGCCCTCGAGCTTATGAACCCTCGAGAGTAGTGAAGTAAGAACAGTTAAAGAGTAATAAGTTGATGAGCAGAAGAAAGAAATATTATATTGCCTTGATATTCATGAAGGTACTGTTTACAAATGATGgagaccccctttatataatagaggaatcCTAATTATGGTACAATTATAATTACAGAAATAAATCTCATGATTGACACAaataaccgcccttgatttgatccaTTTCGAGATTTCCGCCGTGATCTCTGACCGGTTACAGATATTTCGCCTTTCTGTTATTGTGTTCCACTCGAAGGCGATCATATCTAGTCCCGATCGTCGGGTACTCGATTCCCGAACTCAGTACATTGTCTTTGTGTTTTGGGCTGATCCATTACGAGGCTGACCCTCGACGTAGTTCCCTAGTCTCGAAATAATGACAAAATCGAGCAAGCCCGATTTTACcagtatacagatagtcccatCGTTTCTTGGAGTGTAATGAGAAGAAACGAACTTAGCCTTCGATTTTATACCTCGACCAATTATGATGTCATCCTCGTGACGTAAGCGACGGAGGCGATTGAAGCGTCACGTCTGCACAGTTCTCAAGATCATTAATTAGTGCCAGTTGATGGTCGGCCACTAATGCCTTTGATCCGTCATTACTTCCTTCAAGTTCCTCAATTCTGCAAATTATTTACATCCCGTTTGCCAATCCTCTCTTAAAACAACAAACTTCATCTTTTTTTCCTAGACTTACATAGAAATGGCGAAAACATCTAAAACCGTTCCCTAAAAGGAAAAAGCCTCTTCATCACGACTGGACGGTGATAAAACGCCGGTGTAGCCACGCATCGAAGAGTGTGTTCCCGGGTCATGCGATCTCACTTTCGATTTCAAGATCGAGAAACCCTCGTCGATCCCTGGTCGATGTGAGCCGATGTCAAGATACATATACTCGATAACTGAGAACGACCTGAAGCAGGTGAAGAATGATTGTCGTTGGAAAGGGAAGGAGGTGGtgattgtagacatgtgatttttgaccctccccgggaattttcacattttttagcgtgaatatttaaattgggtctaatatagttattttgactattttactttatttcgtcgcaaaagaaaaattacaaaaaatatatatataaattttagtttatgtatttctcataaatttgaaaaaaaatacaaaattgtaccttatttttgtacattatataatttcgaaaattaccaaaaaatatagttctattaatgttttgtagtcattttaattttgaaaaaatacaaaaatattactttatattttatctttatatgaaaaacgaaaattacaaaaatagttttatttaagCTTTGtaactattttaatcttgaaaaatactggaaaaaaagatatagttttgttttaaatattagtcttattttggtagttattttgcttacataggattagttgagcaacatcgtgttcttattctcgggtccgggcaaaagaataatatttgggttgaaactacccgtttttaggcctaattttcgggcctagcccataataatccgagcccaccacacatgggggacacgcgtggggaacacggacggaaccccatacacggggaaccccaccacacatgggggacacaaatcttggacccctacacacgtgaggTCCATGTTTCTTTGCACATATACAAAAACACACGGACTGGATTTTTGAGGAGGAAGGAGggacttcatcttcttcttcgaagGAAAGAAAGAACGAAAAAACCCTAACAGACCCTACCCAAAACCACCAGCTccgactccctcacgtccaaacaccaccaccaaacagaacCGTCCGCAACCCCCCCTCGTCGGAACTCCAGCTTCCCGTCCGTCGACCACCTGCGTCCGACGACCACTGCTGTTTcgccatcgtcttcctcaccAGATGAACCAGCGAGAcccccactccctcacgtccaaaacgccaccaccaaacaggcccgtcaaccACCCTATCCCCCCAGCCAGCGAACTCCAGCTCCACCAAAACAACCATCGCTGCTGCACCATCACCTTCCTCACGTCCGGCGACCACAACCAGCCTCCCCGCTGCTCCCTCGTCGTCCAGACCTGTCGACCAAACAGTCCCCCAGCCTCATCGTCCCATACTGTCAATCACCCACGAACAGCTGCGAACACCATAGTCAGCCATAGCAACAAGCTTAAACCCGTTGCCCGACGTCAAATACCACCAGTCTCTAACCAATCAGCCCAGTTACCGCTGTTTCTTCACTATCGTCgcgcagtccgttgaggtcgtctttggttcgtcaaggtccggtacgtcgaggtttgttgtccgaggtttcgtcgcagtTCCAACGCATCAGACGTTAATCacaagtaggtcatctctgccCGTGTCCTTCATACTTGC encodes the following:
- the LOC104223696 gene encoding iron-sulfur protein required for NADH dehydrogenase, mitochondrial yields the protein MKRFLKHFSIGGVREFSMQNARNPNTPKSLKIEGIKDIIAIASGKGGVGKSTTSVNLAVSLAKKFQLKVGLLDADIYGPSIPLMMRLQGKPELSNDRKMIPIESYGVKCISIGSLVDEREAIVWRGPMVMKALEQLTRGVDWGILDILVIDMPPGTGDTQISISQRLQLSGGLIVSTPQDVALLDARRGVKMFSKVNVPILGILENMSYFKCPKCNEASYIFGQGGARKTAEEMGLKFLGEIPLEVEIRSGSDEGVPIVMSKPDSVITQVYGEVAEKVVIRLEEVDKEQNFRPDLSL